The Faecalibaculum rodentium genome segment CAAAATTGACCATCGGGCAGTCAGTAGTCATGTTTGTGTCATACCCCCGGTCATCCAGGAATGCAAGGAATGCATGATCGGCAGCCGGATCGTTCACGGCATCCATGAACAGTGACATCGCTGTTACGGCCTTTTCCACGGCCTTGTCATACAGGTCCAGGAAGGAGTCCGTGAATGTGAGGGTGCCGTCACAGGGATGAGTCCACCGCCTGTGCTGCAGATTCATGACATCCCAGTTGTCCTCGATCTGCGCAGGCACGACCAGGCCGGAAATCAGGTTTTCCTTCCCCAGCCATTTCTCCATGGTTTTCAGCGTCTGTTTTTTTCCACCGCCTGCGTCATAAAACCTCTTCTGCATGCTGTGCCAGTCATCCAGGGAATCGGCTATCAGGTGCGGCTGAATGTCGTCCTGAAAAATCTGCGCGATCGCCGGAACATAGATACGGGCAATGGCCCGTTTTTCTTCCCGGCTGGCATCCGCAATGGAAGGAAAGTGAAACTCCCGGATAGTCTGATCGCGCTTGATCTTCAGCATGATCGCGTCGATCAGGCTCTCCATGGTGTGATGACGGGTGGAACTGTCCGCAGTTCCGTCTCCGGTCCGGGCATAAATGTATGGATGAGCTGTGGAGTCCAGAGCCCAGTGGCACAGGTGTCCGCAGACATAAGCTTCCATGTCGAGCCTGATTTCCGGACTTTTTTCCCGGCGGATGGATTCCAGCGCCGACAGGTAGAACTCATTGATGTGGCTGTGGTGGAAGCGGCCTCCATACTGCCGGATCCTGGCCGGTTTCCAGAAGGAAACAGGGTTGAGTCCCTGGAAAAACAGGAAGTCCGGACCGCTGGACCCGATTCCCACAAGATGTGCGCGGGATTCCAGCAAAGACTGTATATCGGCCGGCATCCGGCCGGCTGCTTCCTGGGCAAGCAGTGCATGGGTGATGAGATTGGGCATAATTTACTCCTTTGCCGCCTGGATCAGGCCATGAAGGACCAGATACTCGGCGTATGTATCCATCTGACAATAACGGTCCAGTTCTTCCCGGATCCGCTTTCTTGTCTGTTCATCAGCAGTTTCATAACAGCGGTAGGCCCTGACAGCCTGCAGGCCATCGTGTATCGCAAGCCGGTTGTAGACAGGATCGTCAGTGAACATCTGCACGATCTGTTTCAGGGAAAAGCGGCTTTTCATGCGGAGGTCGTAGTACAGGCCGGTTTCGAAGGGTTTCGCAAGGTCCTTCATGCGCTCCCAGATCTTTTGCAGTTTCAAGGCGTATGCGGGAAACTGCACCGCCAGCTGTTTGAGTCGGAGGCGCTCGGCTCCTTCCATATTATAGACAAAGATGGTGCCTTCGGCAGGAACCGATGCCAGCAGACGGTCCAGAAATTCTTTCCGGCAGTCTCCCCAGCCAAAATACGAAGTATGTTCCAGACCGGAATCTGTCTCTGTGTGCAGAGAAAACTGGAAGCAGAGGACATCGAAGGATTTCATTCCTTCATAGGGCGGAACCGCAAAGGTGTCCCATTCGAAATCCAGATAGGAGAACGGAGGCTTTGCGTCCGCGAGCCATTCACCAAGGTCCGGTCTGCTGATCCACGGACTGGACAGACTTGCCTGGTATTGCGCCCAGGCAACTGGATACTCCTGAAGCCCGGCGGGATCCAGCTGACTGATCGGTCCTTCCCGGATCTCGAACCGGTGCGGCACAGAACGCAGAAACAGGGTGTCATCCCCGGAACGCCTGTCTGTCTGGAAACAGTCATCATAATAGGTACACCGCTTGCCCAGAGCACAGCTCCGGCTGTTGACCGCCGGCGGGCAGGGTCCTTCAAACAGGGCACAGGCTTCATCCACGAGCTGGTCGAGATCCGGGTGCATGGTTTCCTGGAGACTGGCAATGGTCCGCGAGGGATGGTGTTTCCGGTTTTCCAGACAGTCGCTTTTTACAAACAAAGCAGAAAGATCCAGTTTCTGGCCACGTACATACTGCCGGCTGATTGAGACTGCTTCCTGTTCCCGGATGTCGATGCCGGCTTTTTGTGCGATGAGCCGGGCAATGTCCATGAGCCAGGCTTCGGTTTCCCGGGCTGTCATCATTGGCCAGATGGCTTTCCAGCCAGTATCCAGTTTCTGCAGCCACGGAATCGTCACCCGCAGTCCATGCCAGCTCATCCGTACGAATCTGGCAGACTCTCCCGGCTGAAGAGAGCCCAGAATCCGCATGGTGTCTTCCATTGTATCCCCGCGATGTCCCTGCGGTGTATCATCCAGGTCATAGGCACGGCTCCAGAGAGCAGAAAAGGGTTCCTTCATATGATAAAACGGAAGACTGTTGTCACCACGGCTGTGATAGTGCAGCCAGGCCAGTCGCGGACAACGTTTCATGCGAATCAGGTCCTGGCCATGAAGCATGATTTCCGGACGATTCATGATCCGTAGGCTTCCATCAAAGCCGAAATGCGGTCTTTGAATTCCTGCTGCTGATCTGCCGGGGATTCAAGAATGACCGTTGGGCCGAACTCAAGGAGCTGATTGAACAGCCCTTCTTTTTCATCCCTGTGAAAGGTATAGCGGATCCATTCTTCATCCTGGGAAACAGCCCTCAGATCATCCCCCCAGTCCGATTCCCTGAACAGGTGTTCTGCTTCCTTCCGCACCCGGACCTGATACTTCGTGTTGGGGGTCTTCACGAATCCGTATTCTGCCAGATTCTGTTCCAGAGATACATCCGTAAACGGGACGAATCGTTCCTCAGTCAGGGTCACGCTCTGCAGGCGGGTCGGCGAAAACCGGAAATAGCGCCAGTTTCTACCGGCGGTCTTTCCCTGCTCCACTTTGTCCGCGAACAGGTAGTAGGCTTCCTGACTGTAGAACACCTGGTAGGGTTCCACAAGATACTCCTGCATCCGTCCATCACGGCGTCGGTACAGA includes the following:
- a CDS encoding zinc dependent phospholipase C family protein, whose translation is MPNLITHALLAQEAAGRMPADIQSLLESRAHLVGIGSSGPDFLFFQGLNPVSFWKPARIRQYGGRFHHSHINEFYLSALESIRREKSPEIRLDMEAYVCGHLCHWALDSTAHPYIYARTGDGTADSSTRHHTMESLIDAIMLKIKRDQTIREFHFPSIADASREEKRAIARIYVPAIAQIFQDDIQPHLIADSLDDWHSMQKRFYDAGGGKKQTLKTMEKWLGKENLISGLVVPAQIEDNWDVMNLQHRRWTHPCDGTLTFTDSFLDLYDKAVEKAVTAMSLFMDAVNDPAADHAFLAFLDDRGYDTNMTTDCPMVNFDIIDFKY
- a CDS encoding DUF2779 domain-containing protein is translated as MNRPEIMLHGQDLIRMKRCPRLAWLHYHSRGDNSLPFYHMKEPFSALWSRAYDLDDTPQGHRGDTMEDTMRILGSLQPGESARFVRMSWHGLRVTIPWLQKLDTGWKAIWPMMTARETEAWLMDIARLIAQKAGIDIREQEAVSISRQYVRGQKLDLSALFVKSDCLENRKHHPSRTIASLQETMHPDLDQLVDEACALFEGPCPPAVNSRSCALGKRCTYYDDCFQTDRRSGDDTLFLRSVPHRFEIREGPISQLDPAGLQEYPVAWAQYQASLSSPWISRPDLGEWLADAKPPFSYLDFEWDTFAVPPYEGMKSFDVLCFQFSLHTETDSGLEHTSYFGWGDCRKEFLDRLLASVPAEGTIFVYNMEGAERLRLKQLAVQFPAYALKLQKIWERMKDLAKPFETGLYYDLRMKSRFSLKQIVQMFTDDPVYNRLAIHDGLQAVRAYRCYETADEQTRKRIREELDRYCQMDTYAEYLVLHGLIQAAKE
- a CDS encoding helix-turn-helix transcriptional regulator, encoding MYKTANTIRMLQILYSGGVVKKRDLAQELETNERNIREYKKELIMAGYDILEHKGRNGGLQLDSASIIPAARLNREQTDAFLEARDLVHTHSSFASMKEFDQAVEKLFSSVVPSPEEDDAILYLSRRRRDPRQTSTLHMEVCRRGIREKKRLKLLYRRRDGRMQEYLVEPYQVFYSQEAYYLFADKVEQGKTAGRNWRYFRFSPTRLQSVTLTEERFVPFTDVSLEQNLAEYGFVKTPNTKYQVRVRKEAEHLFRESDWGDDLRAVSQDEEWIRYTFHRDEKEGLFNQLLEFGPTVILESPADQQQEFKDRISALMEAYGS